One genomic segment of Paenibacillus durus includes these proteins:
- a CDS encoding DsbA family oxidoreductase has protein sequence MKIEVWSDYVCPFCYIGKRRLEHALSQFPERDKVEVEYRSFQLDPEAAPTSKSIHELLAAKYGITVEQAKTMNAQVADQALGVGLDFRFDTVIHANTYNGHRLAHYAKTQGLEAELTERLMHGYFTDGLNLGDHEALAALAAEAGLDKEEALAVLNSDANADEVNADIAAAQRLGITGVPFFVFNGKYAISGAQPGPVFSEVLDQVWSEEKEAPVLRVIGGSAEASGGDGCADGSCSV, from the coding sequence ATGAAAATAGAGGTATGGTCCGACTACGTCTGTCCTTTCTGTTATATAGGAAAAAGACGGCTTGAACACGCGCTGAGCCAGTTTCCCGAACGTGACAAAGTGGAAGTCGAATACCGCAGCTTCCAGCTTGACCCGGAGGCTGCTCCGACCAGCAAGAGCATACATGAACTGCTCGCCGCGAAATACGGCATAACCGTAGAGCAGGCCAAGACGATGAACGCGCAGGTTGCCGATCAGGCGCTGGGAGTAGGCCTCGATTTCCGGTTCGACACCGTAATTCACGCCAATACTTATAACGGCCACCGACTGGCGCATTATGCGAAGACGCAGGGGCTTGAAGCGGAGCTTACCGAGCGCCTGATGCACGGCTATTTTACGGACGGACTGAATTTGGGCGACCATGAAGCGCTGGCGGCACTTGCGGCGGAAGCCGGACTGGACAAGGAAGAGGCGCTAGCCGTGCTGAATTCGGACGCTAACGCCGATGAAGTAAATGCGGATATCGCGGCCGCGCAGCGGCTCGGGATTACCGGCGTTCCGTTCTTTGTTTTTAACGGCAAATATGCGATTTCGGGAGCCCAGCCGGGACCGGTATTCTCCGAGGTACTGGATCAGGTCTGGAGTGAGGAGAAGGAAGCGCCCGTGCTCCGGGTAATCGGCGGTTCTGCTGAAGCATCCGGCGGTGACGGCTGCGCGGACGGCTCTTGCAGCGTGTAA
- a CDS encoding oleate hydratase, with translation MIQEYENKQVYFVGGGIASLAGAAFLIRDCGFPGSGIHIIEEMNILGGSNDGAGSEEHGYVIRGGRMLNDETYENLWDLLMSIPSLDHPGKSVREEIIAFDNANPTHSNARLVNASGEVVDVLSMGFDMADRLAMGKLIITPEEQMGKARISDWFGPHFFTTNFWYMWATTFAFQPWHSAVELKRYMIRFMHEFPRIQTLEGVTRTPYNQYDSIILPMKKYLEDHGVDFTLKCTVTDLDFKEGDGITVTGLHVIRGGAEEYIAVKEEDLVIITNGSMTESSSLGSMTSAPRLNEKGSSWKLWERIAAKKPGLGNPSSFDDHIDGSKWESFTVTFSDTVFFDLMEQFSRNRPGTGALVTFKDSSWLMSIVLAYQPHFRNQPEHVQVFWGYGLYPDKEGDFVKKKMSDCTGEEIMTELLGHLHFEEHKEAIMATANCIPCMMPFITAQFMPRAIGDRPKVVPDGSTNLAFIGQFCEIPDDVVFTEEYSVRTARIAVYTLLGVNKPIAPINHYQYDVRTLFASLVTSFR, from the coding sequence GTGATACAGGAATACGAAAACAAACAGGTTTATTTTGTCGGCGGAGGCATCGCGTCCTTGGCGGGCGCCGCTTTTCTCATCAGAGACTGCGGCTTCCCGGGAAGCGGCATTCATATTATCGAGGAAATGAACATTCTGGGCGGCAGCAACGACGGAGCAGGCAGCGAGGAGCACGGCTATGTCATCCGCGGCGGACGGATGCTGAATGACGAGACATACGAGAATTTGTGGGATCTCCTGATGTCGATTCCCTCGCTGGACCATCCGGGAAAGTCGGTGCGGGAAGAGATCATCGCTTTCGACAATGCGAATCCGACGCATTCCAATGCCAGACTGGTGAACGCAAGCGGCGAAGTGGTTGACGTGCTGTCGATGGGCTTCGATATGGCCGACCGGCTCGCCATGGGCAAGCTGATCATTACGCCCGAGGAACAAATGGGCAAGGCGCGGATCAGCGACTGGTTCGGCCCGCATTTTTTCACGACGAATTTCTGGTACATGTGGGCGACGACGTTCGCGTTCCAGCCCTGGCACAGTGCGGTCGAACTTAAGCGGTATATGATCCGGTTCATGCATGAATTCCCGAGAATCCAGACTCTGGAGGGCGTAACCCGTACCCCGTACAACCAGTACGATTCGATTATTTTGCCGATGAAAAAATATCTGGAGGACCATGGCGTCGACTTCACGCTGAAATGCACCGTGACCGATCTGGATTTCAAGGAAGGCGACGGGATTACCGTTACCGGCTTGCATGTCATCCGGGGCGGAGCTGAAGAGTATATCGCCGTCAAGGAAGAAGATCTGGTCATTATCACGAACGGATCGATGACGGAAAGCTCCAGCCTTGGCTCGATGACCTCCGCTCCGCGACTGAACGAGAAAGGAAGCTCCTGGAAGCTGTGGGAACGGATCGCCGCGAAAAAGCCTGGGCTCGGCAATCCTTCCTCCTTCGACGACCATATCGACGGCTCCAAATGGGAATCGTTCACGGTGACGTTCAGCGATACGGTATTCTTTGATCTAATGGAACAATTCTCGCGCAACCGTCCGGGCACCGGCGCCCTGGTCACGTTCAAGGATTCAAGCTGGTTGATGTCGATCGTGCTCGCGTACCAACCGCATTTCCGGAATCAGCCGGAGCATGTCCAGGTATTCTGGGGCTATGGCCTTTATCCCGACAAGGAAGGCGACTTCGTGAAGAAGAAAATGTCCGACTGTACCGGGGAAGAAATCATGACCGAGCTGCTCGGGCATCTGCATTTCGAGGAGCACAAGGAGGCCATTATGGCGACGGCGAACTGCATTCCGTGCATGATGCCGTTCATCACCGCCCAGTTCATGCCTAGAGCCATCGGTGATCGGCCGAAGGTCGTGCCGGACGGCTCCACCAACCTGGCGTTCATCGGCCAATTCTGCGAAATTCCGGACGACGTTGTATTCACCGAGGAATACTCGGTCCGGACGGCAAGAATCGCTGTCTATACGCTGCTTGGGGTGAACAAGCCGATCGCTCCGATCAATCATTACCAGTATGATGTTAGGACGCTGTTTGCGAGCTTGGTCACTTCGTTCCGGTAA
- the dhaS gene encoding dihydroxyacetone kinase transcriptional activator DhaS, with the protein MSNSLLTKKALAHSLKKRMEHTPLNKISVKQLVDDCGLNRQTFYYHFHDIFELLGWIYQKEAVDGIADYRGYSTWTDGFYKIFLYIENNRSFCLNTLESLGRNHLDAYLYSVTNDLIMGVINELAAGMRVNEDDKQFIANFYTLAFTGLLIQWMRDGMKESPKLIIERLSVLLEGQFMRALYKYEKQLS; encoded by the coding sequence ATGTCCAATTCCCTGCTGACCAAGAAAGCGTTGGCTCATAGTCTCAAAAAGCGGATGGAACATACCCCGCTGAATAAAATCTCCGTAAAACAACTGGTGGACGATTGCGGGCTGAACCGTCAGACGTTTTATTACCATTTTCACGATATTTTCGAGCTGCTGGGCTGGATTTATCAGAAAGAAGCTGTCGACGGAATTGCCGATTACAGGGGCTACAGCACATGGACGGACGGATTTTATAAAATATTTCTGTATATTGAGAACAACCGTTCGTTCTGTCTCAATACGCTGGAATCGCTTGGGCGGAACCATCTGGACGCCTACCTTTACTCCGTTACGAATGATCTTATTATGGGCGTAATTAATGAATTGGCGGCGGGTATGCGGGTGAACGAGGATGACAAGCAATTTATCGCCAATTTCTATACGCTGGCGTTTACCGGCCTGCTTATCCAATGGATGAGAGACGGCATGAAGGAAAGCCCGAAGCTGATAATTGAACGTCTGAGCGTGCTCCTTGAAGGACAATTTATGAGAGCTCTGTATAAATACGAGAAACAGCTGTCTTAG
- the recQ gene encoding DNA helicase RecQ has protein sequence MNPQELTMEYAQDMLQKYYGYPDFREGQKKIVASLLEGRDTLGIMPTGGGKSICYQVPALLLPGLTLVVSPLISLMKDQVDALTAAGIPAAYINSTLTGKEVNERIRAARRGELKLLYVAPERLELDWFRLEMAELSISCVAVDEAHCVSQWGHDFRTSYLAVSPFVEELPERPILAAFTATATPEVMEDMRRLLRLRDPGVFVTGLGRDNLAMSVLRGESKKEFVLEYAASHAHQPGIVYAATRKEVDDLYQRLRNAGFAAGRYHAGMSDEERAESQEAFLYDDIRVMVATNAFGMGIDKSNVRYVIHYNMPKNMEAYVQEAGRAGRDGEPSQCFLLFSAQDIMTQKFLIEQNPQDSERKANDYRKLQQMIDYCYTTRCLRSAMLDYFGEVHGDKPCGICSSCTDERELVDMTIDAQKIFSCIHRMRERFGVALVSSVLKGSRSQKVLQYGFDKLPTHGAMSGRTEKEITEIVNVLISEGYLALSEGQYPVVRLQQAAAEVLRGQQQVLQRVVRPSRPSAGGRDRSRSRDLSPSAVNETVFEQLRLIRRELAGREHVPSYIIFNDATLREMSVAAPQTEEEMMKVKGVGEVKYRKYGKEFLDFFQSELYSNES, from the coding sequence ATGAATCCGCAAGAGCTTACGATGGAATATGCGCAGGACATGCTGCAAAAATATTACGGCTATCCCGATTTCCGGGAGGGCCAGAAAAAAATCGTCGCGAGTCTCCTGGAGGGCCGCGACACGCTCGGCATTATGCCGACCGGTGGCGGCAAATCGATCTGCTATCAGGTACCGGCGCTGCTGCTTCCGGGCCTGACGCTCGTCGTGTCGCCGCTGATCTCTCTAATGAAGGATCAGGTCGACGCGCTGACGGCGGCGGGCATTCCCGCCGCTTATATCAACAGCACCTTAACCGGCAAAGAGGTGAACGAGCGCATCCGCGCCGCCCGCCGGGGCGAGCTGAAGCTGCTCTATGTTGCGCCCGAGCGGCTGGAGCTGGACTGGTTCCGCCTGGAGATGGCGGAATTGTCGATATCCTGCGTCGCGGTGGACGAGGCGCACTGCGTCTCGCAGTGGGGCCATGATTTCCGCACCAGCTACCTAGCGGTGTCGCCGTTTGTGGAGGAGCTTCCCGAGCGGCCGATTCTGGCGGCTTTTACGGCGACGGCGACGCCCGAGGTTATGGAGGATATGCGAAGGCTGCTCCGGCTGCGCGATCCGGGCGTCTTCGTGACGGGTCTTGGCCGCGACAATCTGGCGATGTCGGTGCTGCGCGGCGAGAGCAAGAAGGAGTTCGTGCTGGAGTATGCCGCTTCGCATGCCCACCAGCCGGGGATCGTGTACGCGGCTACCCGTAAAGAAGTCGACGACCTGTACCAGCGTCTGCGGAATGCCGGATTCGCGGCGGGCCGCTACCATGCCGGGATGAGCGACGAGGAGCGGGCGGAGAGCCAGGAAGCGTTCCTGTACGACGATATCCGCGTCATGGTCGCGACCAACGCCTTCGGCATGGGGATCGACAAGTCGAACGTGCGGTATGTCATCCATTACAATATGCCGAAGAATATGGAGGCTTATGTCCAGGAAGCGGGCCGCGCAGGGCGGGACGGCGAGCCGAGCCAGTGCTTCCTGCTGTTCAGCGCGCAGGATATCATGACGCAAAAGTTCCTGATTGAGCAGAACCCGCAGGACTCGGAGCGTAAGGCTAACGATTACCGCAAGCTTCAGCAGATGATCGATTACTGCTATACAACCCGGTGCCTGCGAAGCGCTATGCTGGACTACTTCGGCGAAGTCCACGGGGACAAGCCGTGCGGCATTTGCAGCTCCTGCACGGACGAGCGCGAGCTTGTCGACATGACCATCGACGCGCAGAAGATCTTCTCCTGCATCCACCGGATGCGCGAGCGTTTCGGCGTGGCACTGGTGTCGTCCGTGCTGAAGGGCTCGCGCAGCCAGAAGGTGCTGCAGTACGGCTTCGACAAGCTGCCGACCCATGGCGCGATGTCCGGCCGCACCGAGAAAGAAATTACGGAAATCGTCAATGTGCTGATTTCCGAAGGTTATCTGGCCTTGTCCGAAGGCCAGTACCCGGTTGTGCGGCTCCAGCAGGCGGCCGCCGAGGTGCTGCGCGGGCAGCAGCAGGTGCTGCAGCGTGTTGTCCGGCCGTCCAGGCCGTCCGCAGGCGGCAGGGACCGCAGCCGCAGCCGCGATCTCTCGCCGTCGGCCGTCAACGAGACGGTGTTTGAGCAGCTGCGCCTGATCCGCCGCGAGCTGGCGGGCCGGGAGCATGTGCCGTCTTATATTATTTTCAACGATGCGACGCTGCGGGAGATGAGCGTGGCAGCCCCGCAGACGGAAGAAGAAATGATGAAGGTAAAGGGCGTCGGGGAAGTGAAATACCGGAAGTATGGGAAGGAATTTCTGGATTTTTTTCAAAGCGAATTGTATTCCAATGAATCGTAA
- a CDS encoding B12-binding domain-containing radical SAM protein, translating into MKIVLATLNAKYIHTSLAIRLLKAYSQHEFDIGLAEYTIKDPVMNIASDLFGQSPDVIGFSCYIWNIEETVKLIGILKKIMPDVSIVLGGPEVSYEPLYWMNREPGIDFIVCGDGEETFHHLLQELRDGRKFHFVYGAAYRKGEEIIVNPPRPKSDLNTLPTPHRFPEDLPDLSKRITYFETSRGCPFNCQFCLSSIEVGVRYYDIERVKADLLYLIENGAKTIKFLDRTFNINREYALEMFRFLIDNHGGCVFQFEITADIMRPEVLDFLANNAPPGIFRFEIGVQSTNDETNELVKRRQNFAKLSRTVMKIKESGNIDQHLDLIAGLPMEDYATFRKTFNDVFAMEPEELQLGFLKMLRGTGLRAQAAKYDYVYMEHAPYEILSTHVMPFSDIVRLKRLEDVLEKYWNSHRLDHTVKYLFRHIFASPFDFFQEFGDYWEARGWQKIGHQLEDLFTRLNEFLLERGTPEMEIITGLMKLDYFLGHKYKPRKVWWEPVLGKNEWGRYLREIAERPQLLGDPWTPAAVSGEAAGNLAAGAPAAGIQAAGINERELQKYAVLEILPFSLAKALSSIGGLPAGMNGGAKTAAVDAGMQPQDGESTLLLVLYQQDESQKPRVYDLPVQRVLQ; encoded by the coding sequence ATGAAGATCGTCCTGGCCACATTGAACGCCAAGTATATTCACACCTCGTTGGCCATCCGTCTGCTCAAGGCTTACAGTCAGCATGAATTCGACATCGGTCTGGCGGAATACACGATCAAGGACCCGGTGATGAACATCGCTTCGGATTTGTTTGGGCAATCGCCCGATGTGATCGGCTTCTCCTGCTACATCTGGAATATCGAAGAGACGGTCAAGCTGATTGGCATCCTGAAGAAAATCATGCCGGATGTCTCCATCGTCCTCGGGGGACCGGAAGTGTCCTATGAGCCGCTGTACTGGATGAATCGTGAGCCGGGCATCGATTTCATCGTCTGCGGCGACGGGGAAGAGACGTTCCATCACCTGCTGCAGGAGCTGCGGGACGGGCGCAAGTTTCATTTTGTGTACGGGGCCGCTTACCGCAAGGGAGAAGAAATAATCGTGAACCCTCCGCGCCCGAAGAGTGATCTGAACACGCTGCCCACGCCGCACCGTTTTCCGGAGGATCTGCCGGATTTAAGCAAAAGAATTACCTATTTTGAAACCAGCCGGGGCTGCCCGTTCAACTGCCAATTCTGTCTGTCCAGCATCGAGGTGGGCGTCCGGTATTACGATATCGAGCGGGTTAAAGCGGATCTCTTGTATCTGATTGAGAATGGGGCTAAAACGATCAAGTTCCTGGACCGCACCTTCAACATCAACCGCGAGTACGCGCTGGAAATGTTCCGGTTCCTGATCGACAACCACGGAGGCTGCGTGTTCCAGTTTGAGATTACCGCCGACATTATGCGCCCCGAGGTTCTGGACTTCCTGGCGAACAATGCGCCTCCCGGCATTTTTCGCTTCGAGATCGGCGTGCAGTCCACCAATGACGAGACGAACGAGTTGGTCAAGCGGCGCCAGAACTTTGCCAAGCTGTCCCGCACGGTGATGAAGATCAAGGAGAGCGGCAATATCGACCAGCATCTCGATCTGATCGCGGGCCTGCCGATGGAGGATTACGCGACGTTCCGCAAAACGTTCAACGATGTGTTCGCCATGGAACCGGAGGAGCTGCAGCTCGGCTTTCTCAAAATGCTGCGCGGCACCGGACTGCGCGCCCAGGCGGCCAAGTATGATTATGTCTATATGGAGCATGCGCCGTATGAAATTTTGAGTACCCATGTAATGCCGTTCTCGGACATCGTGCGGCTGAAGCGGCTGGAAGATGTGCTGGAGAAATACTGGAACAGCCACCGGCTGGACCATACCGTGAAGTATTTGTTCCGTCATATTTTTGCGTCCCCGTTCGATTTCTTTCAGGAATTCGGTGATTACTGGGAAGCGCGTGGCTGGCAAAAGATCGGGCACCAGCTGGAGGATCTGTTCACCCGGCTGAACGAATTTTTGCTGGAGCGCGGCACGCCGGAGATGGAGATCATCACGGGCCTTATGAAGCTCGATTATTTCCTTGGCCACAAGTACAAACCGCGCAAAGTGTGGTGGGAGCCGGTACTCGGCAAAAATGAATGGGGACGCTATCTCCGGGAGATTGCCGAGCGCCCTCAGCTTCTTGGCGACCCTTGGACCCCGGCAGCGGTGTCCGGCGAAGCGGCAGGGAATTTGGCTGCGGGAGCTCCGGCAGCGGGAATACAGGCGGCGGGAATCAACGAGCGGGAGCTGCAAAAATACGCGGTGCTGGAGATTTTGCCTTTCTCGTTGGCGAAGGCGCTGTCTTCTATTGGTGGACTTCCGGCAGGGATGAACGGGGGAGCGAAAACGGCTGCGGTGGATGCCGGAATGCAGCCGCAGGATGGCGAAAGCACCCTCTTGCTTGTGCTGTACCAGCAGGATGAGAGTCAGAAGCCTAGAGTGTATGATCTGCCGGTTCAGCGGGTTCTCCAGTAG
- a CDS encoding GNAT family N-acetyltransferase, with protein MGGTVRLAEYEDKFKESLLTFFLPKEQEEFTGMPADTLEPALRDVNRHPVVVLDGEKAVGFFVLHGWEGINDVYSDGSRAMLFRAFLIDYASQGKGYAKAALRLLPSTSPPDIPVRMKSC; from the coding sequence ATGGGCGGTACAGTTCGACTTGCCGAATATGAGGACAAATTCAAGGAGAGCCTGCTTACGTTCTTCCTTCCGAAGGAGCAGGAGGAGTTCACGGGAATGCCTGCTGATACGCTGGAACCCGCCCTCCGGGATGTTAACCGGCATCCTGTGGTCGTTTTGGATGGGGAGAAGGCCGTGGGATTCTTTGTTCTCCATGGTTGGGAAGGAATTAATGATGTTTACAGCGACGGTTCCCGGGCCATGCTGTTTCGCGCATTCCTCATTGATTACGCGAGCCAGGGGAAGGGCTACGCGAAGGCGGCGCTCAGACTGCTGCCCTCTACATCGCCGCCCGATATCCCGGTACGGATGAAATCGTGCTGA
- a CDS encoding N-acetyltransferase — protein MLSVNEENSSALRLYLSAGFRDNGLRRMGPKGPQKILQYPLPGAAGVIHARTSREEEWR, from the coding sequence GTGCTGAGTGTAAACGAAGAAAATAGCTCCGCGCTGCGGCTTTACTTATCGGCGGGCTTCCGGGACAACGGCCTGCGGCGGATGGGTCCCAAAGGGCCGCAAAAAATACTGCAATACCCGCTGCCCGGTGCAGCCGGCGTTATCCATGCCCGCACATCCCGCGAGGAGGAATGGCGGTGA
- a CDS encoding nucleotidyltransferase family protein has product MQELRDRLTGIFERSGWLGDLFERAGSLGPYPYYIGAGCLVQTVWNELTGRPPMHGISDVDIVYFDDADLSYEAENEVVEQGKRLFAELPFPVDIKNQARVHLWYPGRFGVGLTPYASLEAAIDSWPTTASSLGVRKEADGSWQVYAPFGLEDLFRLIVRPNKSLVTESAYFAKAEKWKSRWPELTVMPWQT; this is encoded by the coding sequence ATGCAGGAGCTGCGGGACCGGCTGACCGGCATTTTTGAACGGAGCGGCTGGTTGGGGGATTTGTTCGAACGGGCGGGAAGTCTCGGTCCGTATCCGTATTATATCGGGGCGGGCTGCCTGGTGCAGACGGTCTGGAACGAGCTGACGGGCAGGCCGCCGATGCACGGGATTTCGGATGTCGATATCGTCTATTTCGATGACGCGGACCTAAGCTATGAAGCGGAGAATGAGGTGGTGGAGCAGGGAAAGCGTCTTTTTGCGGAGCTTCCCTTTCCTGTCGACATCAAGAATCAGGCCCGTGTTCACCTGTGGTATCCCGGCCGGTTCGGCGTCGGTCTTACTCCTTACGCTTCACTGGAAGCGGCGATCGATAGCTGGCCGACAACAGCCTCATCACTCGGGGTTCGTAAAGAGGCGGACGGAAGCTGGCAGGTCTACGCGCCTTTTGGCCTGGAGGACTTGTTCCGGTTGATCGTCAGGCCGAACAAGTCTCTGGTTACGGAAAGCGCGTATTTCGCCAAGGCGGAGAAATGGAAGAGCAGATGGCCGGAGCTTACTGTAATGCCGTGGCAGACTTAA
- a CDS encoding alpha/beta fold hydrolase, with amino-acid sequence MTEYSFMMTDPLGVPIHVYEWLPEAKGPVRGVLQISHGMCETAARYARLAERLNAAGYAVYAGDHRGHGRTAGQIDLLGDAGQDGFYWMHRNLLQIAAIASGRHPGVPVFLLGHSMGSFLTQKLMCSPGSERYAGYILSGSNGPRGLLRLGETLAKAQLALMGERHRSVLLNGIVFGPYNRSFSPSRTAFDWLSSDPKEVDRFVDDPFCGAICTTRFFRDFFRLLQDIHTGAVLGSLCKDKPVYLFSGEKDPVGMNGQGILRLAELYRKRGVNDLEVKLYPDGRHEMLNEKNRDLVTGDLLDWLVRHLPPGQDLLRTQ; translated from the coding sequence GTGACGGAATATTCCTTTATGATGACCGATCCTCTCGGAGTCCCGATACATGTGTACGAATGGCTGCCGGAGGCGAAAGGCCCCGTGCGGGGCGTCCTTCAAATCTCGCATGGCATGTGCGAGACGGCCGCCAGATATGCCCGCTTGGCTGAACGGTTGAACGCAGCGGGCTACGCGGTATATGCGGGAGACCACAGAGGACACGGCAGGACTGCGGGACAAATCGATTTGCTCGGTGATGCTGGACAAGACGGCTTTTATTGGATGCACCGCAACCTTCTCCAGATTGCCGCAATCGCGTCCGGCAGGCATCCGGGAGTCCCCGTATTTCTGCTCGGGCACAGCATGGGCTCTTTTCTGACGCAGAAGCTGATGTGCTCGCCGGGGAGCGAAAGATACGCAGGCTATATTCTGAGCGGAAGCAACGGTCCCCGCGGGCTGCTGCGGCTGGGAGAGACGCTCGCAAAAGCTCAGCTGGCGCTTATGGGCGAAAGGCACCGCAGCGTGCTGCTGAACGGCATCGTGTTCGGCCCTTACAACCGTTCGTTCTCCCCCTCCCGCACCGCTTTCGATTGGCTGAGCAGCGACCCCAAGGAGGTCGACCGGTTTGTAGATGATCCGTTCTGCGGGGCGATCTGCACGACCCGTTTCTTCCGGGATTTCTTCCGGCTGCTGCAGGATATTCATACCGGAGCCGTGCTGGGTTCCTTGTGTAAGGACAAACCGGTATATTTGTTCTCCGGCGAGAAGGACCCGGTCGGAATGAACGGCCAAGGAATCCTTCGGCTCGCGGAGCTGTATCGGAAGCGCGGCGTCAACGATCTGGAAGTGAAGCTGTATCCGGATGGCCGGCATGAAATGCTGAATGAAAAGAACCGTGACCTGGTTACAGGGGATCTGCTCGATTGGCTGGTTCGCCATCTTCCCCCGGGGCAGGATCTCCTTCGGACGCAATAG
- a CDS encoding type I phosphomannose isomerase catalytic subunit, with product MTLPYPLKFQPEFKERVWGGRALEKFGLDLPEGHIGEGWMIADHPNGTSSVVNGELAGQGLDQIREGYGREWFGSKGYSETSGRFPLLIKLLDCNDNLSVQVHPTDDYERLPKGELGKTEMWYVLDAKPDAKIIYGLKEGVNRESLGQALENGSVMDLLQEVPVSTGDTFYIPAGTVHALCAGVVVAEIQQNSDTTYRIYDYDRPGLDGKPRELHIEDSLNVTAYEGAGATSMKTDSAVPGEWLRLAESPYFIVEKGIVSGRWSLETSPESFTILVICEGSGHLIWEGGSQPYSAGECYLLPANLGTYTIEGQATLLRSYLP from the coding sequence ATGACACTGCCTTATCCTTTAAAATTTCAACCGGAATTCAAAGAACGCGTCTGGGGCGGAAGAGCCCTTGAGAAGTTCGGCCTGGACCTGCCCGAAGGCCATATCGGCGAAGGCTGGATGATCGCCGACCACCCTAACGGAACTTCGTCCGTTGTAAACGGCGAACTCGCGGGACAGGGCCTGGACCAGATCCGTGAAGGCTACGGACGGGAATGGTTCGGCAGCAAAGGCTATTCGGAAACAAGCGGAAGATTCCCTCTATTGATCAAGCTCCTCGATTGCAACGACAACCTGTCCGTCCAGGTTCATCCCACCGATGACTATGAGCGGCTGCCCAAAGGTGAATTGGGCAAGACTGAAATGTGGTACGTTCTTGACGCCAAGCCGGACGCCAAAATCATCTACGGCCTCAAGGAAGGCGTGAACCGCGAAAGTCTGGGCCAAGCGCTGGAAAACGGAAGCGTTATGGATCTTCTTCAGGAAGTGCCGGTCTCGACAGGGGACACGTTCTATATTCCAGCCGGTACGGTGCATGCTCTGTGTGCGGGAGTTGTCGTGGCGGAAATCCAGCAGAACTCCGATACGACCTACCGGATTTATGATTACGACCGGCCCGGCCTTGACGGCAAGCCGCGTGAGCTGCATATCGAAGATTCGCTGAACGTGACCGCTTATGAAGGCGCAGGAGCAACTTCCATGAAGACGGATAGCGCTGTACCCGGAGAATGGCTGCGGCTGGCGGAATCGCCTTATTTTATCGTAGAAAAAGGCATTGTAAGCGGCCGCTGGAGCCTTGAAACCAGTCCGGAAAGCTTTACGATACTCGTAATTTGCGAAGGAAGCGGGCATTTGATCTGGGAAGGGGGCTCCCAGCCGTATTCGGCGGGGGAATGCTATCTGCTGCCGGCTAACCTCGGCACTTATACCATCGAGGGCCAAGCTACCCTGCTCCGCTCGTATTTGCCTTAA
- a CDS encoding class I SAM-dependent methyltransferase, whose translation MGFLSVLSFAHKMVEDRLSPGERAVDATVGTGADTLFLAKKAGPKGEVYGFDIQPEALTLAGERLRRAREDEGGSALAPSTLLLKSHAEMVDVLPPSWRGSVGAIMFNFGYLPSDAADKSVITLPDSSVAALEASLELLRPGGIVTAVLYPGHPGGELEAEAAMAWASSVPQQTASAIVYRQLQRRTAPYVIALEKKRG comes from the coding sequence ATGGGTTTCCTATCCGTGTTGAGCTTTGCCCATAAAATGGTAGAAGATCGCCTTTCCCCCGGCGAGCGCGCCGTGGATGCCACGGTGGGAACCGGCGCGGACACCTTGTTCCTTGCTAAGAAGGCGGGGCCAAAAGGCGAGGTCTACGGCTTCGACATCCAGCCCGAGGCGTTGACGCTTGCCGGTGAGCGCCTGCGCCGCGCCAGGGAGGACGAAGGGGGAAGCGCCCTTGCTCCTTCGACTCTTCTACTCAAGAGTCATGCCGAGATGGTTGACGTACTGCCCCCTTCGTGGCGCGGCAGCGTCGGGGCCATCATGTTCAACTTCGGCTATCTTCCCTCGGACGCTGCGGATAAGAGCGTGATTACTTTACCGGACAGTTCGGTTGCCGCTCTTGAAGCTTCCCTTGAACTACTCCGGCCGGGAGGGATTGTAACGGCGGTCCTGTACCCCGGGCATCCCGGAGGCGAGCTGGAAGCGGAAGCGGCCATGGCCTGGGCGTCCTCTGTTCCGCAGCAAACGGCCAGTGCCATCGTATACCGCCAGCTTCAGCGCAGAACGGCTCCCTATGTTATTGCGCTTGAGAAAAAGAGAGGATAA